Proteins encoded within one genomic window of Sulfurovum sp. XGS-02:
- the trxC gene encoding thioredoxin TrxC codes for MNVNVVCPHCLKVNRIPKKASYSKANCGGCKHSLLKSAPISVDADKLGTFIANADVPVVVDFWAPWCGPCVQMAPAFEEVALAMPLQAQFLKVNTDEQQTLGAQYGIQSIPTLIVFKNGKEVDRLSGALDAGRLQNWVRQYL; via the coding sequence GTATGTCCCCATTGTTTGAAGGTGAACCGAATACCTAAGAAGGCATCATACAGTAAAGCAAACTGTGGCGGATGTAAGCACTCTTTGCTAAAGAGTGCACCTATTTCTGTAGATGCTGATAAGCTGGGTACCTTTATAGCCAATGCTGATGTCCCGGTCGTGGTTGATTTTTGGGCCCCTTGGTGTGGTCCCTGTGTGCAGATGGCTCCAGCTTTTGAAGAAGTCGCCTTGGCCATGCCGCTTCAGGCTCAGTTCCTCAAAGTCAATACCGATGAACAGCAGACTTTGGGTGCGCAGTACGGTATACAGAGCATACCTACGCTCATCGTGTTTAAAAATGGTAAAGAAGTGGACAGGCTCAGTGGTGCTTTAGATGCCGGTAGATTACAAAACTGGGTAAGGCAGTATCTTTAA
- a CDS encoding response regulator transcription factor: MSKILLLEDDANLNETVTEFLEEKGHDVVSVYDGHEAQEKLYESKYDLLLLDVNTPGMNGFDLLKEARESDVVAPAIFITSLDSVDDLEKGFESGCDDYIRKPFALKELQIRVETLLKRAFYHESKELIKISKEIAYDIKNNELIISGKTVSLGHKESMLLKLFMKNEDEVIVHERIYEHLWDFDEEPSDTALRTYIKNLRKIIGKERIVSIKKQGYKFTAEK, encoded by the coding sequence ATGAGTAAAATATTATTACTGGAAGATGACGCCAACCTGAATGAAACGGTCACAGAGTTTCTAGAAGAGAAGGGTCATGACGTGGTCAGTGTCTATGATGGACATGAGGCACAGGAAAAATTGTATGAGAGTAAATATGATCTGCTTCTTTTGGATGTCAATACGCCGGGTATGAATGGCTTTGACCTTTTAAAAGAAGCCAGAGAGAGTGATGTGGTGGCACCGGCTATTTTTATCACTTCTTTAGACTCGGTGGATGATCTGGAAAAAGGTTTTGAGAGCGGATGCGATGACTATATACGTAAACCTTTTGCACTCAAGGAACTGCAGATACGTGTGGAGACACTGCTTAAACGTGCTTTCTATCATGAGTCCAAAGAGTTGATAAAGATTTCAAAAGAGATCGCCTATGACATCAAAAACAATGAACTGATCATCAGTGGTAAAACGGTATCTTTGGGTCATAAAGAGTCTATGCTCCTTAAACTCTTTATGAAAAATGAAGATGAGGTCATTGTTCATGAACGTATTTATGAACATTTATGGGACTTTGATGAAGAGCCTAGTGATACGGCACTCCGTACTTACATTAAAAATCTTCGTAAAATCATAGGTAAGGAAAGAATTGTTAGTATTAAAAAACAAGGCTACAAATTCACTGCTGAGAAGTGA